The DNA window AAGGAAAGGGCATCGACTTGCTCACCATTAAGCAAGATATCCATTTTGACAAGATTGGATTTACGATAGCCGGATACTTCGTAATCAAACGAAGCGTAACCTTTCGTACCAGATTTCAATTGATCGAAGAAATCATATACAATCTCCGATAACGGAACTTGATAAATAATCGTTACCCGGGTTGTATCGAGATATTCCATGTTGACGAACTCGCCACGTTTCGATTGGCAAAGCTCCATAACTGTACCTACATAATCATTCGGTACGATAATTGAAGCTTTCACGTAAGGTTCCTCAACGTATTCGATTCTGCCAACTTCCGGATAATTGGAAGGATTGTCGATCGAGATCGTCTCTCCGTTCGTCAACATGACATGGTATATAACGCTTGGTGCGGTTGTGATAAGCGGAATATTAAATTCACGCTCAATCCGTTCCTGAATTACATCCATGTGCAGCAATCCGAGGAAGCCGCAACGGAAACCAAAGCCAAGTGCACTCGAAGTTTCCGGTTCAAAGCTGAGCGAAGCATCATTTAATTGAAGCTTCTCAAGCGCTTCGCGAAGATCGTTATAATCCGATGTTTCAATAGGATACAATCCGCAATAGACCATCGGGTTTATTTTACGATAACCAGGTAGCGGTTCTGCAGTTGGATGCTTCGCATCTGTTACCGTATCCCCGACTCGCGTGTCTCCTACAGTCTTCATACCGGCAACAAAGAATCCTACATCGCCAACGTTTAGTTCATCCACTGTCGTCATGCGCGGCATAAATGCCCCAACCTCGATGACTTCGAATGTTTTGCCCGTGGCCATCATTTTGATCTTCGAGCCCGCTTTAATCTGACCGTCAACGACCCGAACGTAAACGACAACGCCTTTATAAGGGTCATAGTGCGAGTCAAAGATCAATGCTTTGAGTGGCTGATCTGGATCACCTGTTGGTTCAGGTACCTTTTGAACCACTTGTTCCAGAATTTCCTTAATCCCGATTCCCGCCTTAGCGGAGGCATGTACAGCTTCACTTGCATCAAGCCCGATGACATCTTCGATTTCCTGCTTCACCCGGTCGGGATCTGCACTTGGGAGATCGATTTTGTTAATCACAGGTAGAATTTCTAGATCATTATCTAGTGCCAAATACACATTAGCCAATGTCTGGGCCTCAATACCCTGAGCTGCATC is part of the Paenibacillus segetis genome and encodes:
- the lepA gene encoding translation elongation factor 4 — its product is MTDIRRRQQKIRNFSIIAHIDHGKSTLADRILEYTGALSSREMQEQVLDNMDLERERGITIKLQAVRLSYRADDGEEYLLNLIDTPGHVDFTYEVSRSLAACEGALLVVDAAQGIEAQTLANVYLALDNDLEILPVINKIDLPSADPDRVKQEIEDVIGLDASEAVHASAKAGIGIKEILEQVVQKVPEPTGDPDQPLKALIFDSHYDPYKGVVVYVRVVDGQIKAGSKIKMMATGKTFEVIEVGAFMPRMTTVDELNVGDVGFFVAGMKTVGDTRVGDTVTDAKHPTAEPLPGYRKINPMVYCGLYPIETSDYNDLREALEKLQLNDASLSFEPETSSALGFGFRCGFLGLLHMDVIQERIEREFNIPLITTAPSVIYHVMLTNGETISIDNPSNYPEVGRIEYVEEPYVKASIIVPNDYVGTVMELCQSKRGEFVNMEYLDTTRVTIIYQVPLSEIVYDFFDQLKSGTKGYASFDYEVSGYRKSNLVKMDILLNGEQVDALSFIVHRDRAYNRGRIICEKLRQLIPRQMFEVPIQASVGTKVVARETVKAMRKNVLAKCYGGDISRKRKLLEKQKEGKKRMKQVGNVEVPQEAFMAVLKIDD